The Actinomadura sp. WMMB 499 genome includes a window with the following:
- a CDS encoding alanyl-tRNA editing protein, with amino-acid sequence MSVHGRTARLELDDQNLREWEAVVLESGPDGIVLDRSAFYPGGGGQPPDHGVLLWQGVQTRIAGVRKGDDLVLLPADGDPLPPPGATVRGDVEDDRRTALMRTHSGLHLLCGVVFRDYGCLVTGGNMEPLSARMDFDLREVPPGFKQAVEDACNAEVDADRRIDVRTLPRAEAFEIPDIVRTATNLVPPEVRDVRIVDIAGLDTQADGGTHVASTRQVGRITVAKVENKGRGFRRLRIKITD; translated from the coding sequence ATGAGCGTGCACGGGCGGACGGCGCGGCTGGAACTCGACGATCAGAACCTCCGCGAGTGGGAGGCCGTCGTCCTCGAATCCGGACCGGACGGGATCGTCCTCGACCGGTCCGCGTTCTACCCGGGCGGCGGCGGGCAGCCCCCGGACCACGGCGTCCTGCTCTGGCAGGGCGTGCAGACGCGCATCGCCGGGGTGCGCAAGGGCGACGACCTCGTCCTCCTCCCGGCCGACGGCGACCCGCTCCCCCCGCCCGGCGCCACCGTCCGGGGCGACGTCGAGGACGACCGGCGCACCGCCCTCATGCGCACCCACTCGGGACTGCACCTGCTGTGCGGCGTCGTGTTCCGCGACTACGGCTGCCTCGTCACCGGCGGCAACATGGAACCGCTGAGCGCCCGCATGGACTTCGACCTGCGCGAGGTCCCGCCCGGCTTCAAGCAGGCCGTCGAGGACGCCTGCAACGCCGAGGTCGACGCCGACCGCCGCATCGACGTGCGGACCCTCCCGCGCGCCGAGGCGTTCGAGATCCCCGACATCGTCCGCACCGCCACGAACCTCGTCCCGCCCGAGGTCCGGGACGTCCGGATCGTCGACATCGCCGGCCTCGACACCCAGGCCGACGGCGGCACCCACGTCGCGTCCACCAGGCAGGTCGGCCGCATCACCGTCGCCAAGGTCGAGAACAAGGGCCGCGGCTTCCGCCGCCTCCGCATCAAGATCACCGACTGA